The Saccopteryx leptura isolate mSacLep1 chromosome 2, mSacLep1_pri_phased_curated, whole genome shotgun sequence genome has a window encoding:
- the SREBF1 gene encoding sterol regulatory element-binding protein 1 isoform X9, translating to MDEPPFPEAALEQALAEPCELDVALLTDIEDMLQLINNQDSDFPGLFDPPYAGGGAGGTDPTSPEAGSPGSSLSLPRATLSSPLEGLLGAPKAVPPLLSPPQPAPTLKMYPSGPAFSPGPGIKEEPVPLTALRSPSPQPLPGALLPPGFPAPAAPQFSSAPVLAYPSPSGSLSTGSPPGSTPQPLPGPAGVPPLSLQTQVQSAASHQLLTATATTTVAPGTTTVTSQIQQVPVLLQPHFIKADSLLLTTVKTDLGAPVKAAGVGSLAPGTAVQTGPLQTLVSGGTILATVPLVVDTDKLPINRLVASGKAPGSSQSRGEKRTAHNAIEKRYRSSINDKIIELKDLVVGTEAKLNKSAVLRKAIDYIHFLQQSNQKLKQENSSLRSAAHKSKSPKDLVSACGSRGHSDVPMEGIKPEVVDTLSPPPSDAGSPSQSSPLSLGSRSGGSGSDSEPDSPVFEDSQVKPEQLPSPQSRGMLDRSRLALCALVFLCLSCNPLASLLGGWGLPGPSDATSVHQGSGRSMLGAEDRDGPGWAPRLLPPLVWLTNGLLVLVSLALLFVYGEPVTRPHSGPAVHFWRHRKQADLDLARGDFAQAAQQLWLALRALGRPLPTCHLDLACSLLWNLIRLLLQRLWVGRWLASRAGGLQRDCALRADAHTSARDAALVYHKLHQLHATGKYAGGHLTAAHLALSALNLAECAGDAVSVATMAEIYAAAALMVKTSLPRAFRFLMRCFLSSARQACLAQSGSAPLTMQWLCHPVGHRFFVDGDWTVGSPPRVSLYSSAGNPVDPLAQVTQIFREHLLEQALNCVAKPSPSPASADGDREFSDALGYLQLLNSCSEAAGAPACSFSVSSSTATTTGTDPVAKWWASLMAVVTHWLRRDEEAAERLYPLVEHLPRALQESERPLPRAALHAFRAARALLGRGKAESGPASLAVCEKASGYLQDSLTTPAGSSIDKAVQLLLCDLLLVARTSLWLRQQPSAPAQAAQNSGSGAQASALELRGFQRDLSGLRRLAQSFQPAMRRAPWPSWSHAPRGGSTPRPCCWPPATCRPASCRCPGSAWACWPRRSACSRSSGTAGCCTTASRCSCAWAAGPPSPTARAPPAVWSGPWAPVLSRPDTPMGWVPGQSLECQRQRQRPQYPHSSPGDCAAAAGVGGNGRPSGGFCRLTREAQRGATPSITPAPAPVLRPDDQRPGWCCPLVAGRGVAAASRVYRLCSAGTLDYLEGR from the exons aCATGCTTCAGCTCATCAACAACCAAGACAGTGACTTCCCGGGGCTGTTCGACCCACCTTATGCTGGGGGTGGAGCAGGGGGCACTGACCCCACCAGTCCGGAAGCCGGCTCCCCGGGCAGCAGCCTGTCTTTACCTCGTGCCACTCTGAGCTCCCCGCTGGAAGGCCTTCTGGGGGCACCCAAGGCAGTACCCCCACTGTTGTCCCCTCCCCAGCCTGCGCCCACATTGAAGATGTACCCATCTGGGCCTGCCTTCTCCCCTGGACCTGGTATCAAGGAAGAGCCCGTGCCACTGACCGCCTTGCGGTCCCCCAGCCCGCAGCCCCTGCCGGGGGCCCTCCTGCCCCCGGGCTTCCCTGCGCCAGCCGCCCCGCAGTTTAGCTCTGCCCCCGTGTTGGCCTATCCCAGCCCTTCTGGAAGCCTTTCCACAG GGTCCCCTCCAGGGAGCACCCCACAGCCGCTGCCTGGCCCGGCAGGGGTCCCGCCCCTCTCCTTGCAGACCCAGGTTCAGAGTGCAGCCTCCCATCAACTGCTGAcagccaccgccaccaccacagTGGCCCCTGGAACGACCACTGTGACCTCGCAGATCCAGCAGGTCCCG GTCCTGCTGCAGCCTCACTTCATCAAAGCCGACTCGCTGCTCCTGACAACCGTGAAGACAGACTTGGGGGCCCCGGTGAAGGCGGCGGGGGTCGGCTCCCTGGCCCCTGGCACAGCTGTGCAGACTGGGCCCTTGCAG ACCCTGGTGAGCGGCGGAACCATCCTGGCGACCGTGCCGTTGGTAGTGGACACCGACAAGCTGCCCATCAATCGCCTGGTGGCCAGTGGAAAGGCCCCGGGCTCGTCCCAGAGCCGTGGCGAGAAGCGCACAGCCCACAATGCCATTGAGAAGCGCTATCGCTCCTCCATCAACGACAAGATCATCGAGCTCAAGGACCTGGTGGTGGGCACGGAGGCGAAG CTGAATAAATCTGCTGTCCTGCGCAAGGCCATCGACTACATCCACTTTCTGCAACAGAGTAACCAGAAACTCAAGCAGGAGAACTCGAGTCTGCGCAGTGCTGCCCACAAGAGCA AATCTCCGAAGGACCTGGTGTCAGCTTGTGGCAGTAGAGGACACTCGGACGTGCCCATGGAGGGCATAAAGCCTGAGGTGGTGGACACATTGAGCCCACCACCTTCGGATGCAGGCTCGCCCTCCCAGAGCAGCCCCTTGTCCCTTGGCAGCAGGAGTGGTGGCAGTGGCAGTGACTCGGAGCCCGACAGCCCAGTCTTCGAGGACAGCCAG GTGAAGCCAGAGCAGCTGCCATCCCCCCAGAGCCGGGGCATGCTGGACCGCTCCCGCCTGGCCCTGTGTGCCCTcgtcttcctctgtctctcctgcaACCCTCTGGCCTCCCTGCTTGGCGGCTGGGGTCTCCCCGGCCCCTCAGATGCGACCAGCGTCCACCAGGGCTCTGGGCGCAGCatgctgggcgctgaggacagag ATGGCCCTGGGTGGGCGCCGAGGCTGCTGCCCCCGCTGGTCTGGCTGACTAATGGGCTGCTGGTGCTGGTCTCCTTGGCACTTCTCTTTGTCTATGGAGAGCCGGTCACACGGCCGCACTCGGGCCCGGCCGTGCACTTCTGGAGGCACCGCAAGCAGGCTGACCTGGACCTGGCCAGG GGGGACTTCGCCCAGGCCGCCCAGCAGCTGTGGCTGGCCCTGCGCGCCCTGGGCCGGCCCCTGCCCACCTGCCACCTGGACCTGGCCTGCAGCCTGCTCTGGAACCTGATCCGCCTCCTGCTGCAGCGCCTCTGGGTGGGCCGCTGGCTGGCCAGCCGGGCAGGGGGCCTGCAGAGGGACTGCGCTCTGCGGGCCGATGCCCACACCAGTGCCCGGGACGCAGCCCTCGTCTACCACAAGCTGCACCAGCTTCACGCCACCG GGAAGTACGCGGGCGGGCACCTCACGGCTGCCCACCTGGCGCTGAGTGCGCTGAACCTGGCGGAGTGTGCAGGGGACGCCGTGTCGGTGGCCACGATGGCCGAGATCTACGCGGCCGCTGCTCTGATGGTCAAGACCAGTCTGCCACGGGCCTTCCGGTTTCTGATG CGCTGCTTCCTGAGCAGTGCCCGCCAGgcctgcctggcacagagtgggtCGGCGCCGCTCACCATGCAGTGGCTCTGCCACCCTGTGGGCCACCGTTTCTTTGTGGACGGGGACTGGACTGTGGGCAGCCCCCCGAGGGTCAGCCTGTACAGCTCGGCCGGGAACCCAG TGGACCCCTTGGCCCAGGTGACTCAGATATTCCGAGAACATCTCTTGGAGCAAGCACTGAATTGTGTGGCcaagcccagccccagccctgcctcgGCTGACGGGGACAG GGAGTTCTCGGATGCCCTCGGGTACCTGCAGCTGCTGAACAGCTGTTCTGAGGCTGCGGGGGCTCCGGCCTGCAGCTTCTCCGTCAGCTCCAGCACAGCCACCACCACTG GCACAGACCCCGTAGCCAAGTGGTGGGCCTCGCTGATGGCCGTGGTGACCCACTGGCTGCGGAGGGACGAGGAGGCCGCTGAACGGCTCTACCCGCTGGTGGAGCACCTCCCCCGCGCCCTGCAGGAGTCCGA GAGACCCTTGCCCAGGGCAGCTCTCCATGCCTTCAGGGCTGCCCGGGCCCTGCTGGGCCGTGGGAAGGCCGAGTCCGGCCCAGCCAGCCTGGCTGTCTGCGAGAAGGCCAGTGGGTACCTGCAGGACAGCCTGACCACCCCAGCTGGCAGCTCCATCGACAAG gCCGTGCAGTTGCTCCTCTGTGACCTGCTCCTCGTGGCACGCACGAGCCTGTGGCTACGGCAGCAGCCATCGGCACCAGCCCAAGCCGCGCAGAACTCCGGCAGTGGAGCCCAGGCCTCTGCCCTCGAGCTGCGGGGCTTCCAGCGGGACCTGAGTGGCCTGAGGCGTCTGGCCCAGAGCTTCCAGCCTGCCATGCGGAGG GCGCCCTGGCCGAGCTGGAGTCACGCCCCACGCGGCGGGAGCACGCCGAGGCCCTGCTGCTGGCCTCCTGCTACCTGCCGCCCTGCTTCCTGTCGCTGCCCGGGCAGCGCGTGGGCATGCTGGCCGAGGCGGAGCGCATGCTCGAGAAGCTCGGGGACCGCCGGCTGCTGCACGACTGCCAGCAGATGCTCCTGCGCCTGGGCGGCGGGACCACCGTCACCAACAGCTAGAGCCCCGCCGGCGGTCTGGTCCGGCCCCTGGGCCCCTGTTTTAAGCCGCCCTGACACCCCCATGGGCTGGGTCCCGGGCCAGAGCCTCGAATGCCAAAGGCAGCGCCAGAGACCCCAGTATCCGCACAGTTCACCGGGGGACTGCGCTGCAGCGGCGGGGGTAGGTGGGAATGGGAGACCCTCGGGGGGCTTTTGCCGTCTGACCCGGGAGGCCCAAAGAGGCGCCACCCCGTCGATAACTCCAGCTCCAGCGCCGGTTCTGCGGCCCGATGACCAACGGCCAGGATGGTGCTGTCCTCTGGTGGCCGGTCGGGGAGTTGCAGCGGCCAGTCGGGTCTATCGCCTGTGCTCTGCGGGCACCCTAGACTATCTCGAGGGAAGATAG
- the SREBF1 gene encoding sterol regulatory element-binding protein 1 isoform X7: MDCTFEDMLQLINNQDSDFPGLFDPPYAGGGAGGTDPTSPEAGSPGSSLSLPRATLSSPLEGLLGAPKAVPPLLSPPQPAPTLKMYPSGPAFSPGPGIKEEPVPLTALRSPSPQPLPGALLPPGFPAPAAPQFSSAPVLAYPSPSGSLSTGSPPGSTPQPLPGPAGVPPLSLQTQVQSAASHQLLTATATTTVAPGTTTVTSQIQQVPVLLQPHFIKADSLLLTTVKTDLGAPVKAAGVGSLAPGTAVQTGPLQTLVSGGTILATVPLVVDTDKLPINRLVASGKAPGSSQSRGEKRTAHNAIEKRYRSSINDKIIELKDLVVGTEAKLNKSAVLRKAIDYIHFLQQSNQKLKQENSSLRSAAHKSKSPKDLVSACGSRGHSDVPMEGIKPEVVDTLSPPPSDAGSPSQSSPLSLGSRSGGSGSDSEPDSPVFEDSQVKPEQLPSPQSRGMLDRSRLALCALVFLCLSCNPLASLLGGWGLPGPSDATSVHQGSGRSMLGAEDRGRTGHHGYLWQRDGPGWAPRLLPPLVWLTNGLLVLVSLALLFVYGEPVTRPHSGPAVHFWRHRKQADLDLARGDFAQAAQQLWLALRALGRPLPTCHLDLACSLLWNLIRLLLQRLWVGRWLASRAGGLQRDCALRADAHTSARDAALVYHKLHQLHATGKYAGGHLTAAHLALSALNLAECAGDAVSVATMAEIYAAAALMVKTSLPRAFRFLMRCFLSSARQACLAQSGSAPLTMQWLCHPVGHRFFVDGDWTVGSPPRVSLYSSAGNPVDPLAQVTQIFREHLLEQALNCVAKPSPSPASADGDREFSDALGYLQLLNSCSEAAGAPACSFSVSSSTATTTGTDPVAKWWASLMAVVTHWLRRDEEAAERLYPLVEHLPRALQESERPLPRAALHAFRAARALLGRGKAESGPASLAVCEKASGYLQDSLTTPAGSSIDKAVQLLLCDLLLVARTSLWLRQQPSAPAQAAQNSGSGAQASALELRGFQRDLSGLRRLAQSFQPAMRRVFLHEATARLMAGASPTRTQQLLDRSLRKRAGHYGKGGALAELESRPTRREHAEALLLASCYLPPCFLSLPGQRVGMLAEAERMLEKLGDRRLLHDCQQMLLRLGGGTTVTNS, encoded by the exons ATGGATTGCACGTTCGAAG aCATGCTTCAGCTCATCAACAACCAAGACAGTGACTTCCCGGGGCTGTTCGACCCACCTTATGCTGGGGGTGGAGCAGGGGGCACTGACCCCACCAGTCCGGAAGCCGGCTCCCCGGGCAGCAGCCTGTCTTTACCTCGTGCCACTCTGAGCTCCCCGCTGGAAGGCCTTCTGGGGGCACCCAAGGCAGTACCCCCACTGTTGTCCCCTCCCCAGCCTGCGCCCACATTGAAGATGTACCCATCTGGGCCTGCCTTCTCCCCTGGACCTGGTATCAAGGAAGAGCCCGTGCCACTGACCGCCTTGCGGTCCCCCAGCCCGCAGCCCCTGCCGGGGGCCCTCCTGCCCCCGGGCTTCCCTGCGCCAGCCGCCCCGCAGTTTAGCTCTGCCCCCGTGTTGGCCTATCCCAGCCCTTCTGGAAGCCTTTCCACAG GGTCCCCTCCAGGGAGCACCCCACAGCCGCTGCCTGGCCCGGCAGGGGTCCCGCCCCTCTCCTTGCAGACCCAGGTTCAGAGTGCAGCCTCCCATCAACTGCTGAcagccaccgccaccaccacagTGGCCCCTGGAACGACCACTGTGACCTCGCAGATCCAGCAGGTCCCG GTCCTGCTGCAGCCTCACTTCATCAAAGCCGACTCGCTGCTCCTGACAACCGTGAAGACAGACTTGGGGGCCCCGGTGAAGGCGGCGGGGGTCGGCTCCCTGGCCCCTGGCACAGCTGTGCAGACTGGGCCCTTGCAG ACCCTGGTGAGCGGCGGAACCATCCTGGCGACCGTGCCGTTGGTAGTGGACACCGACAAGCTGCCCATCAATCGCCTGGTGGCCAGTGGAAAGGCCCCGGGCTCGTCCCAGAGCCGTGGCGAGAAGCGCACAGCCCACAATGCCATTGAGAAGCGCTATCGCTCCTCCATCAACGACAAGATCATCGAGCTCAAGGACCTGGTGGTGGGCACGGAGGCGAAG CTGAATAAATCTGCTGTCCTGCGCAAGGCCATCGACTACATCCACTTTCTGCAACAGAGTAACCAGAAACTCAAGCAGGAGAACTCGAGTCTGCGCAGTGCTGCCCACAAGAGCA AATCTCCGAAGGACCTGGTGTCAGCTTGTGGCAGTAGAGGACACTCGGACGTGCCCATGGAGGGCATAAAGCCTGAGGTGGTGGACACATTGAGCCCACCACCTTCGGATGCAGGCTCGCCCTCCCAGAGCAGCCCCTTGTCCCTTGGCAGCAGGAGTGGTGGCAGTGGCAGTGACTCGGAGCCCGACAGCCCAGTCTTCGAGGACAGCCAG GTGAAGCCAGAGCAGCTGCCATCCCCCCAGAGCCGGGGCATGCTGGACCGCTCCCGCCTGGCCCTGTGTGCCCTcgtcttcctctgtctctcctgcaACCCTCTGGCCTCCCTGCTTGGCGGCTGGGGTCTCCCCGGCCCCTCAGATGCGACCAGCGTCCACCAGGGCTCTGGGCGCAGCatgctgggcgctgaggacagagGTAGGACAGGCCACCATGGATATCTTTGGCAGAGAG ATGGCCCTGGGTGGGCGCCGAGGCTGCTGCCCCCGCTGGTCTGGCTGACTAATGGGCTGCTGGTGCTGGTCTCCTTGGCACTTCTCTTTGTCTATGGAGAGCCGGTCACACGGCCGCACTCGGGCCCGGCCGTGCACTTCTGGAGGCACCGCAAGCAGGCTGACCTGGACCTGGCCAGG GGGGACTTCGCCCAGGCCGCCCAGCAGCTGTGGCTGGCCCTGCGCGCCCTGGGCCGGCCCCTGCCCACCTGCCACCTGGACCTGGCCTGCAGCCTGCTCTGGAACCTGATCCGCCTCCTGCTGCAGCGCCTCTGGGTGGGCCGCTGGCTGGCCAGCCGGGCAGGGGGCCTGCAGAGGGACTGCGCTCTGCGGGCCGATGCCCACACCAGTGCCCGGGACGCAGCCCTCGTCTACCACAAGCTGCACCAGCTTCACGCCACCG GGAAGTACGCGGGCGGGCACCTCACGGCTGCCCACCTGGCGCTGAGTGCGCTGAACCTGGCGGAGTGTGCAGGGGACGCCGTGTCGGTGGCCACGATGGCCGAGATCTACGCGGCCGCTGCTCTGATGGTCAAGACCAGTCTGCCACGGGCCTTCCGGTTTCTGATG CGCTGCTTCCTGAGCAGTGCCCGCCAGgcctgcctggcacagagtgggtCGGCGCCGCTCACCATGCAGTGGCTCTGCCACCCTGTGGGCCACCGTTTCTTTGTGGACGGGGACTGGACTGTGGGCAGCCCCCCGAGGGTCAGCCTGTACAGCTCGGCCGGGAACCCAG TGGACCCCTTGGCCCAGGTGACTCAGATATTCCGAGAACATCTCTTGGAGCAAGCACTGAATTGTGTGGCcaagcccagccccagccctgcctcgGCTGACGGGGACAG GGAGTTCTCGGATGCCCTCGGGTACCTGCAGCTGCTGAACAGCTGTTCTGAGGCTGCGGGGGCTCCGGCCTGCAGCTTCTCCGTCAGCTCCAGCACAGCCACCACCACTG GCACAGACCCCGTAGCCAAGTGGTGGGCCTCGCTGATGGCCGTGGTGACCCACTGGCTGCGGAGGGACGAGGAGGCCGCTGAACGGCTCTACCCGCTGGTGGAGCACCTCCCCCGCGCCCTGCAGGAGTCCGA GAGACCCTTGCCCAGGGCAGCTCTCCATGCCTTCAGGGCTGCCCGGGCCCTGCTGGGCCGTGGGAAGGCCGAGTCCGGCCCAGCCAGCCTGGCTGTCTGCGAGAAGGCCAGTGGGTACCTGCAGGACAGCCTGACCACCCCAGCTGGCAGCTCCATCGACAAG gCCGTGCAGTTGCTCCTCTGTGACCTGCTCCTCGTGGCACGCACGAGCCTGTGGCTACGGCAGCAGCCATCGGCACCAGCCCAAGCCGCGCAGAACTCCGGCAGTGGAGCCCAGGCCTCTGCCCTCGAGCTGCGGGGCTTCCAGCGGGACCTGAGTGGCCTGAGGCGTCTGGCCCAGAGCTTCCAGCCTGCCATGCGGAGG GTGTTCCTCCATGAGGCCACCGCCCGGTTGATGGCCGGGGCCAGCCCCACGCGGACGCAGCAACTCTTGGACCGCAGTCTAAGGAAGAGGGCTGGGCACTATGGcaaaggag GCGCCCTGGCCGAGCTGGAGTCACGCCCCACGCGGCGGGAGCACGCCGAGGCCCTGCTGCTGGCCTCCTGCTACCTGCCGCCCTGCTTCCTGTCGCTGCCCGGGCAGCGCGTGGGCATGCTGGCCGAGGCGGAGCGCATGCTCGAGAAGCTCGGGGACCGCCGGCTGCTGCACGACTGCCAGCAGATGCTCCTGCGCCTGGGCGGCGGGACCACCGTCACCAACAGCTAG
- the SREBF1 gene encoding sterol regulatory element-binding protein 1 isoform X1, protein MDEPPFPEAALEQALAEPCELDVALLTDIEDMLQLINNQDSDFPGLFDPPYAGGGAGGTDPTSPEAGSPGSSLSLPRATLSSPLEGLLGAPKAVPPLLSPPQPAPTLKMYPSGPAFSPGPGIKEEPVPLTALRSPSPQPLPGALLPPGFPAPAAPQFSSAPVLAYPSPSGSLSTGSPPGSTPQPLPGPAGVPPLSLQTQVQSAASHQLLTATATTTVAPGTTTVTSQIQQVPVLLQPHFIKADSLLLTTVKTDLGAPVKAAGVGSLAPGTAVQTGPLQTLVSGGTILATVPLVVDTDKLPINRLVASGKAPGSSQSRGEKRTAHNAIEKRYRSSINDKIIELKDLVVGTEAKLNKSAVLRKAIDYIHFLQQSNQKLKQENSSLRSAAHKSRSSIGFARTPALLLSPPVESPKDLVSACGSRGHSDVPMEGIKPEVVDTLSPPPSDAGSPSQSSPLSLGSRSGGSGSDSEPDSPVFEDSQVKPEQLPSPQSRGMLDRSRLALCALVFLCLSCNPLASLLGGWGLPGPSDATSVHQGSGRSMLGAEDRDGPGWAPRLLPPLVWLTNGLLVLVSLALLFVYGEPVTRPHSGPAVHFWRHRKQADLDLARGDFAQAAQQLWLALRALGRPLPTCHLDLACSLLWNLIRLLLQRLWVGRWLASRAGGLQRDCALRADAHTSARDAALVYHKLHQLHATGKYAGGHLTAAHLALSALNLAECAGDAVSVATMAEIYAAAALMVKTSLPRAFRFLMRCFLSSARQACLAQSGSAPLTMQWLCHPVGHRFFVDGDWTVGSPPRVSLYSSAGNPVDPLAQVTQIFREHLLEQALNCVAKPSPSPASADGDREFSDALGYLQLLNSCSEAAGAPACSFSVSSSTATTTGTDPVAKWWASLMAVVTHWLRRDEEAAERLYPLVEHLPRALQESERPLPRAALHAFRAARALLGRGKAESGPASLAVCEKASGYLQDSLTTPAGSSIDKAVQLLLCDLLLVARTSLWLRQQPSAPAQAAQNSGSGAQASALELRGFQRDLSGLRRLAQSFQPAMRRVFLHEATARLMAGASPTRTQQLLDRSLRKRAGHYGKGGALAELESRPTRREHAEALLLASCYLPPCFLSLPGQRVGMLAEAERMLEKLGDRRLLHDCQQMLLRLGGGTTVTNS, encoded by the exons aCATGCTTCAGCTCATCAACAACCAAGACAGTGACTTCCCGGGGCTGTTCGACCCACCTTATGCTGGGGGTGGAGCAGGGGGCACTGACCCCACCAGTCCGGAAGCCGGCTCCCCGGGCAGCAGCCTGTCTTTACCTCGTGCCACTCTGAGCTCCCCGCTGGAAGGCCTTCTGGGGGCACCCAAGGCAGTACCCCCACTGTTGTCCCCTCCCCAGCCTGCGCCCACATTGAAGATGTACCCATCTGGGCCTGCCTTCTCCCCTGGACCTGGTATCAAGGAAGAGCCCGTGCCACTGACCGCCTTGCGGTCCCCCAGCCCGCAGCCCCTGCCGGGGGCCCTCCTGCCCCCGGGCTTCCCTGCGCCAGCCGCCCCGCAGTTTAGCTCTGCCCCCGTGTTGGCCTATCCCAGCCCTTCTGGAAGCCTTTCCACAG GGTCCCCTCCAGGGAGCACCCCACAGCCGCTGCCTGGCCCGGCAGGGGTCCCGCCCCTCTCCTTGCAGACCCAGGTTCAGAGTGCAGCCTCCCATCAACTGCTGAcagccaccgccaccaccacagTGGCCCCTGGAACGACCACTGTGACCTCGCAGATCCAGCAGGTCCCG GTCCTGCTGCAGCCTCACTTCATCAAAGCCGACTCGCTGCTCCTGACAACCGTGAAGACAGACTTGGGGGCCCCGGTGAAGGCGGCGGGGGTCGGCTCCCTGGCCCCTGGCACAGCTGTGCAGACTGGGCCCTTGCAG ACCCTGGTGAGCGGCGGAACCATCCTGGCGACCGTGCCGTTGGTAGTGGACACCGACAAGCTGCCCATCAATCGCCTGGTGGCCAGTGGAAAGGCCCCGGGCTCGTCCCAGAGCCGTGGCGAGAAGCGCACAGCCCACAATGCCATTGAGAAGCGCTATCGCTCCTCCATCAACGACAAGATCATCGAGCTCAAGGACCTGGTGGTGGGCACGGAGGCGAAG CTGAATAAATCTGCTGTCCTGCGCAAGGCCATCGACTACATCCACTTTCTGCAACAGAGTAACCAGAAACTCAAGCAGGAGAACTCGAGTCTGCGCAGTGCTGCCCACAAGAGCA ggtCTTCAATCGGTTTCGCCCGAACTCCAGCCCTGCTCCTTTCCCCACCTGTAGAATCTCCGAAGGACCTGGTGTCAGCTTGTGGCAGTAGAGGACACTCGGACGTGCCCATGGAGGGCATAAAGCCTGAGGTGGTGGACACATTGAGCCCACCACCTTCGGATGCAGGCTCGCCCTCCCAGAGCAGCCCCTTGTCCCTTGGCAGCAGGAGTGGTGGCAGTGGCAGTGACTCGGAGCCCGACAGCCCAGTCTTCGAGGACAGCCAG GTGAAGCCAGAGCAGCTGCCATCCCCCCAGAGCCGGGGCATGCTGGACCGCTCCCGCCTGGCCCTGTGTGCCCTcgtcttcctctgtctctcctgcaACCCTCTGGCCTCCCTGCTTGGCGGCTGGGGTCTCCCCGGCCCCTCAGATGCGACCAGCGTCCACCAGGGCTCTGGGCGCAGCatgctgggcgctgaggacagag ATGGCCCTGGGTGGGCGCCGAGGCTGCTGCCCCCGCTGGTCTGGCTGACTAATGGGCTGCTGGTGCTGGTCTCCTTGGCACTTCTCTTTGTCTATGGAGAGCCGGTCACACGGCCGCACTCGGGCCCGGCCGTGCACTTCTGGAGGCACCGCAAGCAGGCTGACCTGGACCTGGCCAGG GGGGACTTCGCCCAGGCCGCCCAGCAGCTGTGGCTGGCCCTGCGCGCCCTGGGCCGGCCCCTGCCCACCTGCCACCTGGACCTGGCCTGCAGCCTGCTCTGGAACCTGATCCGCCTCCTGCTGCAGCGCCTCTGGGTGGGCCGCTGGCTGGCCAGCCGGGCAGGGGGCCTGCAGAGGGACTGCGCTCTGCGGGCCGATGCCCACACCAGTGCCCGGGACGCAGCCCTCGTCTACCACAAGCTGCACCAGCTTCACGCCACCG GGAAGTACGCGGGCGGGCACCTCACGGCTGCCCACCTGGCGCTGAGTGCGCTGAACCTGGCGGAGTGTGCAGGGGACGCCGTGTCGGTGGCCACGATGGCCGAGATCTACGCGGCCGCTGCTCTGATGGTCAAGACCAGTCTGCCACGGGCCTTCCGGTTTCTGATG CGCTGCTTCCTGAGCAGTGCCCGCCAGgcctgcctggcacagagtgggtCGGCGCCGCTCACCATGCAGTGGCTCTGCCACCCTGTGGGCCACCGTTTCTTTGTGGACGGGGACTGGACTGTGGGCAGCCCCCCGAGGGTCAGCCTGTACAGCTCGGCCGGGAACCCAG TGGACCCCTTGGCCCAGGTGACTCAGATATTCCGAGAACATCTCTTGGAGCAAGCACTGAATTGTGTGGCcaagcccagccccagccctgcctcgGCTGACGGGGACAG GGAGTTCTCGGATGCCCTCGGGTACCTGCAGCTGCTGAACAGCTGTTCTGAGGCTGCGGGGGCTCCGGCCTGCAGCTTCTCCGTCAGCTCCAGCACAGCCACCACCACTG GCACAGACCCCGTAGCCAAGTGGTGGGCCTCGCTGATGGCCGTGGTGACCCACTGGCTGCGGAGGGACGAGGAGGCCGCTGAACGGCTCTACCCGCTGGTGGAGCACCTCCCCCGCGCCCTGCAGGAGTCCGA GAGACCCTTGCCCAGGGCAGCTCTCCATGCCTTCAGGGCTGCCCGGGCCCTGCTGGGCCGTGGGAAGGCCGAGTCCGGCCCAGCCAGCCTGGCTGTCTGCGAGAAGGCCAGTGGGTACCTGCAGGACAGCCTGACCACCCCAGCTGGCAGCTCCATCGACAAG gCCGTGCAGTTGCTCCTCTGTGACCTGCTCCTCGTGGCACGCACGAGCCTGTGGCTACGGCAGCAGCCATCGGCACCAGCCCAAGCCGCGCAGAACTCCGGCAGTGGAGCCCAGGCCTCTGCCCTCGAGCTGCGGGGCTTCCAGCGGGACCTGAGTGGCCTGAGGCGTCTGGCCCAGAGCTTCCAGCCTGCCATGCGGAGG GTGTTCCTCCATGAGGCCACCGCCCGGTTGATGGCCGGGGCCAGCCCCACGCGGACGCAGCAACTCTTGGACCGCAGTCTAAGGAAGAGGGCTGGGCACTATGGcaaaggag GCGCCCTGGCCGAGCTGGAGTCACGCCCCACGCGGCGGGAGCACGCCGAGGCCCTGCTGCTGGCCTCCTGCTACCTGCCGCCCTGCTTCCTGTCGCTGCCCGGGCAGCGCGTGGGCATGCTGGCCGAGGCGGAGCGCATGCTCGAGAAGCTCGGGGACCGCCGGCTGCTGCACGACTGCCAGCAGATGCTCCTGCGCCTGGGCGGCGGGACCACCGTCACCAACAGCTAG